The following proteins are encoded in a genomic region of Hoeflea phototrophica DFL-43:
- a CDS encoding gamma carbonic anhydrase family protein: MAIYSLDGVQPKLPEGFCFVAESAQVIGHVILGEGAGIWFGAVLRGDNEPIDVGAGSNIQENCVLHTDMGFPLVIGRGCTIGHAAILHGCTIGDNSLVGMGATVLNGAKIGRNCLIGAGALVTEGKEIPDNSLVVGSPAKVIRQLGDDAVTMLEWSAKHYVENAKRFANGLKRID, encoded by the coding sequence ATGGCAATTTACAGTCTTGATGGCGTGCAACCCAAATTGCCCGAGGGGTTTTGCTTCGTGGCCGAGAGTGCACAGGTCATTGGCCATGTGATCCTGGGCGAGGGGGCCGGTATCTGGTTTGGGGCTGTTCTTCGCGGCGACAACGAGCCAATAGATGTCGGGGCGGGCTCCAATATTCAGGAGAACTGTGTGCTGCACACCGATATGGGCTTTCCGCTGGTGATCGGAAGAGGCTGCACGATTGGCCATGCTGCGATCCTGCATGGCTGCACGATCGGGGACAACAGCCTTGTGGGAATGGGCGCCACGGTTCTCAATGGCGCGAAGATCGGCAGGAATTGCCTGATCGGCGCGGGCGCGCTGGTCACCGAAGGCAAGGAGATCCCCGACAATTCGCTGGTGGTCGGCTCGCCGGCCAAGGTGATCCGGCAGCTTGGCGACGATGCAGTCACCATGCTTGAGTGGTCTGCGAAGCATTATGTGGAGAACGCCAAACGCTTTGCCAACGGTCTCAAGCGGATCGATTAA
- a CDS encoding iron-sulfur cluster assembly scaffold protein encodes MIDDVYNARILDFAGNIPLTGELENADAEASAHSKLCGSKVKVWLSMDGDVVSAFAHDVKACALGQASSSIMARNIIGASAAELRAASEAMRKMLKENGPAPEGRFADMKFLEPVRDYKARHASTLLTFDAVISCLDQIEARRAAEDAA; translated from the coding sequence ATGATCGATGATGTTTACAATGCCCGGATTCTGGATTTTGCCGGGAATATTCCGCTGACGGGCGAGTTGGAAAATGCCGACGCGGAAGCGTCCGCGCACTCGAAATTGTGCGGCTCCAAGGTCAAGGTCTGGCTCAGCATGGATGGAGATGTGGTCTCGGCTTTCGCCCATGATGTGAAAGCCTGCGCTCTCGGGCAGGCGTCCTCCTCGATCATGGCGCGCAACATCATTGGCGCCAGTGCCGCAGAATTGCGTGCGGCAAGCGAAGCCATGCGCAAGATGCTCAAGGAAAACGGTCCTGCGCCCGAGGGCCGCTTTGCGGACATGAAATTTCTCGAGCCGGTGCGTGATTACAAGGCCCGTCATGCCTCGACGCTCCTGACCTTTGATGCGGTGATCAGCTGTCTTGACCAGATCGAAGCCCGGCGCGCCGCGGAAGACGCCGCTTGA
- a CDS encoding patatin-like phospholipase family protein, translated as MLNWNSNHTGEPQVAHQAKTTGTPAPPVRPMHHDVPQKPRIALALGGGAARGWAHIGVLRALDEAGVEVSMIAGTSIGALVGGCYLAGRLDELEAFARSLTMRRIAGLLDFAIGGGGLFGGMRLNNRMQEHLVGVNIEDLERPFVAVAAELNTGHEVWISSGSLITGIRASYALPGIFEPVQCGNRLLLDGALVNPVPVSVCRAHEQPLVVAVNLHYDLYGRSAVIKHTASEPVPEQQGEAMRKPARRDRIGMTSVMVQAFNIIQDRISRARLAGDPPDMSLHPKLSDIGLSEFHRASEAIDRGYQEASAKLGEITRMQAALRMA; from the coding sequence ATGCTGAACTGGAATTCGAACCATACAGGTGAGCCGCAGGTGGCACACCAGGCCAAGACGACCGGTACGCCCGCACCGCCAGTGAGACCCATGCATCACGACGTTCCACAAAAACCTCGCATAGCCCTGGCGCTCGGCGGCGGAGCTGCGCGCGGCTGGGCCCATATCGGCGTGTTGCGTGCGCTGGACGAGGCTGGTGTCGAAGTCTCGATGATTGCAGGCACCTCCATCGGCGCGCTTGTCGGGGGCTGTTATCTCGCCGGCCGGCTTGACGAACTCGAAGCTTTCGCCCGCAGCCTGACCATGCGCCGCATTGCCGGTCTTCTGGATTTTGCCATTGGCGGCGGCGGCCTGTTTGGCGGCATGCGCCTCAACAACCGGATGCAGGAGCATCTCGTTGGCGTCAACATTGAGGATCTCGAGCGCCCCTTCGTCGCCGTCGCGGCCGAACTCAACACTGGTCATGAGGTCTGGATCAGCTCCGGTTCGCTGATCACCGGCATTCGCGCGTCTTATGCGTTGCCGGGAATTTTCGAACCTGTCCAATGCGGCAACCGCTTGCTGCTTGATGGAGCGCTGGTCAATCCTGTGCCGGTATCGGTCTGCCGTGCCCATGAGCAGCCGCTCGTTGTGGCGGTCAATCTGCACTATGATCTGTATGGCCGTTCCGCCGTGATCAAGCACACCGCCAGCGAACCCGTCCCGGAACAGCAAGGTGAAGCCATGCGCAAACCGGCTCGCCGGGACCGCATTGGCATGACCTCGGTGATGGTGCAGGCCTTCAACATCATTCAGGACCGCATTTCCCGTGCCCGGCTCGCCGGTGACCCGCCGGACATGTCGCTGCACCCCAAGCTGTCAGACATCGGTCTATCGGAGTTTCACCGCGCAAGTGAAGCCATTGACCGCGGCTATCAGGAAGCCTCGGCCAAACTCGGTGAAATCACCCGGATGCAGGCTGCACTGAGGATGGCCTGA
- the hisI gene encoding phosphoribosyl-AMP cyclohydrolase, protein MTTFFEAPSSDKAVLEEGTVLSPRFDSAGLVTAVVADATDNEILMLAYMNAQALQLTIETGIAHYWSRSRNSLWKKGETSGNLQMVEDIRVDCDQDAVLLKVRVAGKDATCHTGRRSCFYRKVDLQNGKPGLLTMAEPLFDPGTVYGKK, encoded by the coding sequence ATGACGACGTTTTTTGAAGCTCCATCCTCCGACAAGGCCGTGCTCGAAGAGGGCACGGTGCTCTCGCCGCGTTTCGACAGCGCCGGCCTGGTCACGGCCGTGGTGGCAGATGCGACCGACAACGAGATCCTGATGCTCGCCTATATGAATGCACAGGCGCTGCAGCTGACGATCGAAACCGGCATTGCCCACTATTGGAGCCGCTCGCGCAACAGCCTCTGGAAAAAGGGCGAGACCTCGGGCAACCTGCAAATGGTCGAGGACATTCGCGTCGACTGCGACCAGGATGCCGTCCTGCTCAAGGTCCGCGTCGCAGGCAAAGACGCCACCTGCCACACCGGCCGGCGTTCGTGTTTTTACCGGAAAGTGGATCTGCAAAACGGCAAACCCGGCCTGCTCACCATGGCCGAGCCGCTGTTTGACCCGGGCACGGTCTACGGAAAAAAGTGA
- a CDS encoding rhomboid family intramembrane serine protease: MQEQSPPRNPPIFNIPNVVLAMLLIMVAIQVTLDAALPPDTVNALFIETAFIPQRYAFDAAGQGGAYYWSPITYSLLHGGYAHLALNGFWLAAFGTVVARRIGWVRFVAFWILSSIAAAALFLAFHWGDRSVMVGASGVVSALMGAASRFAFSSGGFQREYAHLNPRMSIAQSLSNRTVVVFLAVWFGINMLAAFGFSFDAGESAIAWEAHVGGFLFGFFMFALFDPLNPR, translated from the coding sequence ATGCAAGAACAATCGCCACCGCGAAACCCGCCGATTTTCAATATCCCCAACGTCGTTCTGGCGATGCTGTTGATCATGGTTGCAATTCAGGTGACGCTGGATGCCGCATTGCCGCCGGATACCGTCAATGCATTGTTCATCGAGACTGCGTTCATTCCGCAGCGCTATGCCTTTGACGCAGCCGGGCAGGGCGGCGCCTATTACTGGTCGCCGATCACCTATTCGCTTCTGCACGGAGGATATGCGCATCTGGCGCTCAACGGGTTCTGGCTCGCAGCCTTCGGCACCGTTGTTGCCCGGCGGATCGGCTGGGTCCGCTTTGTCGCGTTCTGGATCTTGTCCTCAATCGCAGCTGCGGCATTGTTTCTGGCGTTTCACTGGGGTGACCGGAGCGTGATGGTCGGCGCATCGGGCGTCGTTTCAGCGCTGATGGGCGCGGCTTCACGCTTTGCCTTCTCCAGCGGTGGTTTTCAACGCGAATATGCCCATCTCAACCCGCGCATGAGCATCGCCCAATCGCTGTCGAACCGGACTGTTGTCGTGTTCCTGGCGGTCTGGTTCGGCATCAACATGCTTGCCGCATTCGGCTTTTCGTTCGATGCAGGGGAATCGGCGATTGCCTGGGAAGCCCATGTTGGCGGTTTTCTGTTCGGCTTCTTCATGTTCGCGCTGTTTGATCCGCTCAATCCACGGTGA
- a CDS encoding DUF6949 family protein, translating into MIYSFDILFSVFIASTGFATSWIALELVRSLGWRDVQAPGDEEGVLRRGAALALTAVIGPRLLLANGYERWRHGTVSLPLYAVIALIAVGWSMCSGVLVLQAAFASGYFLA; encoded by the coding sequence ATGATTTACTCCTTCGATATTCTGTTTTCGGTTTTCATAGCTTCTACCGGGTTTGCGACCTCCTGGATTGCGTTGGAGCTAGTCCGGTCTCTGGGATGGCGGGATGTCCAGGCGCCGGGTGATGAGGAGGGTGTGTTGCGGCGGGGCGCTGCCCTGGCGTTGACGGCTGTGATTGGGCCACGGCTCTTGCTGGCGAATGGCTATGAGCGCTGGCGCCATGGAACCGTTTCGCTACCACTCTACGCAGTGATCGCCCTGATCGCCGTGGGCTGGTCGATGTGTTCGGGCGTCCTGGTGCTGCAGGCGGCATTTGCGAGCGGGTATTTTCTGGCCTAA
- the cysE gene encoding serine O-acetyltransferase, whose translation MAAKSDARTDGSLKVIDPIWDSIRMEAERSINHDPLLAAFLYSTVLNQPSLEEAVIHRVCERLDHPDLQANLLRQTFLEMVSDWPEWGRVLRVDIQAVYDRDAACDRFIQPVLYFKGFHAIQTHRLAHWLWNRGRIDLALYLQSRSSEIFQTDIHPAAKVGKGLFLDHATGLVVGMTATVGENVSIMQGVTLGGTGKESGDRHPKIGDGVLIGAGAKVLGNIEIGHCSRVASGSVVLKAVPPNSTVAGVPARVVGTAGCEEPSRAMDQMLNGNG comes from the coding sequence ATGGCAGCGAAATCTGATGCAAGGACGGACGGTTCGCTCAAGGTGATCGATCCGATTTGGGATTCGATTCGCATGGAGGCCGAGCGCTCGATCAACCATGATCCTTTGCTTGCTGCGTTTCTCTATTCGACCGTTCTCAACCAGCCCTCTTTGGAGGAGGCCGTCATTCACCGGGTGTGCGAACGGCTCGACCACCCGGATCTGCAGGCCAATCTTTTGCGGCAGACTTTCCTGGAAATGGTCAGTGACTGGCCGGAATGGGGCCGGGTGCTGCGGGTTGATATCCAGGCCGTTTACGACCGCGATGCGGCCTGTGATCGGTTCATCCAGCCGGTTCTCTACTTCAAGGGGTTTCATGCGATCCAGACCCACAGGCTGGCGCATTGGCTGTGGAACCGTGGCCGGATCGATCTCGCGCTCTATCTGCAAAGCCGCTCGTCGGAAATCTTCCAGACCGATATTCATCCCGCCGCGAAGGTGGGCAAGGGGCTGTTCCTCGATCATGCCACCGGTCTGGTGGTCGGCATGACCGCGACAGTTGGCGAGAATGTCTCGATCATGCAGGGTGTGACGCTTGGCGGTACCGGCAAGGAGTCGGGTGACAGGCATCCCAAGATTGGCGATGGCGTGCTGATCGGGGCTGGTGCCAAGGTTCTCGGCAATATCGAGATTGGCCATTGCAGTCGTGTGGCCTCAGGTTCTGTGGTGCTCAAGGCAGTGCCGCCCAATTCCACCGTTGCCGGGGTTCCAGCACGGGTGGTCGGGACAGCCGGTTGCGAGGAGCCGTCGCGCGCCATGGATCAGATGCTCAACGGCAACGGCTGA
- a CDS encoding CBS domain-containing protein — MTVKHILDEKGREVVTVSPSMGTADAVRFLADNKIGAVVVTGAGGKIAGILSERDIVRAIASRGADALSAPIYDIMTSKVTTCGESHTVNQVMELMTKGRFRHLPVEADGKLIGIISIGDVVRRRIEDVEREAEEIKAYIAS, encoded by the coding sequence ATGACTGTAAAGCATATTCTGGATGAGAAGGGGCGTGAGGTGGTGACGGTCAGCCCGTCGATGGGAACCGCTGATGCCGTGCGTTTTCTCGCAGACAATAAGATTGGCGCGGTGGTTGTAACCGGGGCGGGCGGCAAGATTGCCGGAATCCTGTCCGAACGTGACATCGTGCGCGCGATCGCCTCCCGGGGCGCGGATGCGCTGTCCGCCCCGATCTATGACATCATGACGTCTAAGGTGACCACTTGCGGGGAAAGCCACACGGTCAACCAGGTCATGGAGCTGATGACCAAAGGCCGCTTTCGGCATCTGCCGGTCGAGGCAGACGGAAAGTTGATCGGCATCATTTCGATTGGCGATGTCGTCCGGCGCAGGATCGAGGATGTCGAGCGCGAGGCCGAGGAAATCAAAGCTTATATCGCGAGTTGA
- the yidD gene encoding membrane protein insertion efficiency factor YidD, with amino-acid sequence MRAATAKGRNWRGPWRKTPGRLLGTGLVRLYQLTLSGFIGNSCRHLPTCSEYAYEAIARHGLWKGGWLAFFRVGRCGPGGTHGIDNVPEALDARLVWWAPWRFVQATNAGNG; translated from the coding sequence TTGAGGGCAGCGACGGCAAAGGGCCGCAACTGGCGAGGGCCCTGGCGCAAGACCCCGGGGCGCTTGCTGGGAACCGGTCTCGTGCGGCTCTACCAGCTCACCCTGTCCGGTTTCATCGGCAATTCCTGCCGCCACCTGCCGACTTGTTCCGAATATGCCTATGAGGCGATCGCCCGGCATGGGCTCTGGAAGGGCGGCTGGCTGGCTTTCTTCCGCGTTGGCCGCTGCGGACCCGGTGGAACCCACGGAATCGACAATGTACCTGAAGCGCTCGATGCACGGCTGGTCTGGTGGGCGCCGTGGCGGTTTGTCCAGGCCACCAATGCCGGGAACGGGTAA
- a CDS encoding PilZ domain-containing protein, translated as MRADHSEHDCVVDTMSPFDAVISSNAQPAVGERIVAYLDYLGRIEGAVTEAGMRTFTMSLNATDRKRDKLSAQLTWLANKHELGLPEDRNHERVAPSNPSSEIQLEDGRRYPCRIIDLSVSGAAIEIDVRPAFGTMVILGNMRGRVVRHFQEGIAMEFTTVQPEDAIIQLS; from the coding sequence ATGCGCGCCGATCATTCCGAGCATGATTGTGTTGTGGACACCATGTCTCCTTTCGATGCGGTCATCTCATCCAATGCCCAACCCGCAGTTGGCGAGCGCATCGTTGCGTATCTCGACTATCTCGGGCGGATCGAAGGCGCTGTCACAGAAGCCGGCATGCGCACATTTACGATGTCGCTCAACGCCACAGACCGCAAGCGGGACAAACTGTCGGCTCAGCTGACCTGGCTTGCCAACAAGCATGAACTCGGTCTGCCTGAAGACCGCAACCACGAACGTGTGGCCCCAAGCAATCCGTCTTCCGAAATCCAGCTTGAGGATGGCCGCCGCTATCCTTGCCGCATTATCGACCTGTCGGTTTCAGGTGCAGCGATTGAGATCGACGTCCGACCGGCCTTTGGCACAATGGTCATCCTGGGCAATATGCGCGGCCGCGTTGTCCGCCATTTCCAGGAAGGAATTGCTATGGAATTCACAACAGTCCAACCCGAAGACGCGATCATACAACTCTCCTGA
- the thrS gene encoding threonine--tRNA ligase, translated as MASAISLTFPDGSKREYPAGTTGREVAESISKSLAKKAVAIALDGELTDLSDPVRDGALEIVTRTDPRALELIRHDAAHVMAEAVQELFPGTQVTIGPVIENGFYYDFAKNEPFTPEDLPVIEKKMKEIIARNKPFTKEVWSRDEARRVFAEKGEAYKVELIESINSDEDLKIYRQGDWFDMCRGPHMASTGQIGTAFKLMKVAGAYWRGDSNNTMLTRIYGTAWADQAELDAYLHMLEEAEKRDHRRLGREMDLFHFQEEGPGVVFWHSKGWKMFQNLLAYMRRRLENDYEEVNAPQILDKSLWETSGHWGWYQENMFAVKSAHAFTNPDDEEADNRIFALKPMNCPGHVQIFKHGLKSYRDLPVRLAEFGNVHRYEPSGALHGLMRVRAFTQDDAHVFCTEEQLEAECLKINDLMMSVYSDFGFEEVVVKLATRPEKRVGTDAMWDHAEDILRKVLDKMAAESGGRIKVGINEGEGTFYGPKFEYTLRDAIGRDWQCGTTQVDFNLPERFGAFYIGADSEKKQPVMVHRAICGSLERFLGILIESHAGHMPLWFAPLQVVVATITSEADDYGAAVAQRLRDAGLQVETDFRNEKINYKVREHSVAKVPVILVCGMREAEEQTVNVRRLGSRDQVSMSLADAIAKLAEEATPPDVLRKNAEKASRAG; from the coding sequence ATGGCGTCCGCCATTTCCCTTACATTTCCCGATGGCTCCAAGCGCGAATACCCGGCCGGCACGACCGGCCGCGAGGTCGCGGAATCGATTTCCAAGTCGCTGGCCAAGAAGGCTGTCGCGATCGCGCTCGATGGTGAACTCACCGATCTGAGCGATCCGGTCCGCGATGGCGCGCTGGAAATCGTCACCCGCACCGATCCGCGCGCGCTGGAACTGATCCGGCACGATGCCGCGCATGTCATGGCGGAAGCGGTGCAGGAACTGTTTCCCGGAACCCAGGTGACCATCGGTCCGGTGATCGAGAACGGCTTCTATTACGACTTTGCCAAGAACGAGCCGTTCACGCCGGAAGATCTGCCGGTGATCGAGAAAAAGATGAAGGAGATCATCGCCCGCAACAAGCCTTTCACCAAGGAAGTATGGTCGCGTGATGAGGCCCGGCGCGTGTTTGCGGAAAAGGGCGAGGCCTACAAAGTCGAGCTGATCGAATCGATCAACTCGGACGAGGATCTGAAAATCTACCGCCAGGGCGACTGGTTCGACATGTGCCGCGGTCCGCATATGGCGTCGACCGGACAGATCGGCACCGCCTTCAAGCTGATGAAGGTGGCCGGCGCCTATTGGCGTGGCGATTCCAACAACACCATGCTGACCCGGATTTACGGCACCGCCTGGGCCGATCAGGCCGAGCTCGACGCCTATCTGCACATGCTCGAAGAGGCCGAAAAGCGCGACCACCGCCGGCTTGGCCGGGAGATGGACCTGTTCCACTTCCAGGAAGAGGGACCGGGCGTCGTGTTCTGGCATTCCAAGGGCTGGAAGATGTTCCAGAACCTGCTCGCCTATATGCGCCGACGGCTCGAGAACGACTATGAAGAGGTCAATGCGCCGCAGATCCTCGACAAGAGCCTCTGGGAGACCTCGGGGCACTGGGGCTGGTACCAGGAAAACATGTTCGCGGTGAAATCCGCCCATGCCTTTACCAATCCCGACGACGAGGAAGCCGACAACCGCATCTTCGCGCTCAAGCCGATGAACTGCCCGGGCCATGTGCAGATCTTCAAGCACGGTCTGAAATCCTACCGCGACCTGCCGGTGCGGCTGGCGGAATTCGGCAACGTGCACCGCTACGAGCCATCGGGCGCATTGCACGGGTTGATGCGGGTGCGCGCCTTCACCCAGGATGACGCGCATGTGTTCTGCACCGAAGAGCAGCTCGAGGCGGAGTGCCTGAAGATCAACGACCTTATGATGTCGGTCTACAGCGATTTCGGCTTCGAGGAAGTGGTGGTCAAGCTCGCCACCCGGCCCGAGAAGCGCGTCGGCACCGATGCCATGTGGGATCATGCCGAGGATATCTTGCGCAAGGTGCTCGACAAGATGGCCGCCGAATCGGGCGGTAGGATCAAGGTCGGTATCAATGAGGGCGAGGGGACGTTTTACGGGCCCAAGTTCGAATACACCTTGCGCGATGCCATTGGCCGCGACTGGCAGTGCGGCACCACCCAGGTTGATTTCAACCTGCCGGAGCGTTTTGGCGCTTTCTACATCGGGGCCGATTCGGAGAAGAAGCAGCCGGTGATGGTGCACCGGGCGATTTGCGGTTCGCTCGAGCGGTTCCTTGGAATCCTGATCGAAAGCCATGCCGGTCACATGCCGCTGTGGTTTGCGCCGTTGCAGGTTGTTGTGGCGACGATCACGTCTGAAGCCGATGATTACGGTGCGGCCGTCGCTCAGAGGCTGCGTGACGCCGGGCTTCAGGTGGAGACCGACTTCCGTAATGAGAAGATCAACTACAAGGTCCGTGAACACTCCGTGGCCAAGGTGCCGGTGATTCTGGTTTGCGGGATGCGCGAAGCCGAAGAGCAGACTGTCAATGTCCGCCGATTGGGCAGCCGCGACCAGGTGTCGATGTCGCTTGCTGATGCGATTGCGAAACTGGCCGAGGAAGCAACACCTCCCGACGTTCTGCGCAAGAACGCGGAGAAGGCTTCGCGGGCGGGCTGA
- the folE gene encoding GTP cyclohydrolase I FolE has translation MDAIVKTFPGKDGEARPTQAEAEEAVRTLLRWAGDDVTREGLIDTPKRVAKAYKELFAGYEQDAEEELGRTFEEVAGYDDIVLVKDIPFFSHCEHHMVPIIGKAHVAYLPDGKVLGLSKIARVVEIFGRRLQTQETMTAQVAHSIDDTLHPRGVAVMIEAEHMCMAMRGIKKQGSTTITTTFTGAFKTEPHEQVRFMTLVRGRD, from the coding sequence ATGGATGCGATTGTCAAAACTTTTCCTGGCAAGGACGGTGAAGCCCGTCCAACCCAAGCCGAAGCCGAAGAAGCCGTTCGCACATTGTTGCGTTGGGCTGGCGATGATGTGACCAGGGAAGGCCTGATCGACACGCCCAAGCGCGTGGCCAAGGCCTACAAAGAGCTCTTTGCGGGCTATGAACAGGACGCGGAAGAGGAACTCGGCCGCACCTTCGAGGAAGTTGCGGGCTATGACGACATCGTGCTCGTCAAGGATATTCCCTTCTTTTCGCACTGCGAACACCACATGGTGCCGATTATCGGCAAGGCCCATGTTGCCTATCTGCCTGACGGCAAGGTTCTTGGCCTTTCCAAGATTGCCCGCGTCGTCGAGATTTTCGGCCGCCGGCTTCAGACCCAGGAAACCATGACGGCACAGGTGGCGCATTCCATCGACGACACGCTGCATCCGCGTGGCGTTGCCGTGATGATCGAAGCCGAGCACATGTGCATGGCGATGCGCGGCATCAAGAAGCAGGGCTCGACCACGATCACCACCACATTCACCGGCGCCTTCAAGACCGAGCCGCATGAACAGGTCCGCTTCATGACCCTGGTCCGCGGCCGGGACTGA
- a CDS encoding transglutaminase-like cysteine peptidase: MGNFATACGLALTVSTAAMAAPANLVPAGNTNPPIGHYEFCKSYPGECTSLGRDSGPMALTRQTWAQILEVNTRVNQAIQPDTDINIHGVEELWSYPRTVGDCEDYVLLKRHMLIQQGFSPSDLLITVVLQPNGDGHAVLTVRTNYGDYILDNMRGDVRLWSETGYTFVKRQSPEHAARWTKLGPGATTNVGAVKF; encoded by the coding sequence ATGGGGAATTTCGCCACCGCTTGCGGCCTGGCATTGACAGTCTCAACCGCCGCGATGGCAGCGCCTGCCAATCTCGTTCCTGCCGGGAACACTAACCCGCCTATCGGCCACTACGAATTCTGCAAGAGCTATCCCGGCGAATGCACGTCGCTTGGCCGCGACAGCGGACCGATGGCACTGACACGCCAGACTTGGGCACAGATCCTTGAGGTAAACACCCGGGTCAATCAGGCGATCCAGCCTGATACCGACATCAACATTCATGGCGTCGAAGAGCTGTGGTCCTATCCACGCACCGTTGGTGATTGCGAAGACTACGTGCTGCTCAAGCGCCACATGCTCATCCAGCAAGGTTTCTCGCCTTCGGACCTGCTGATCACCGTCGTGCTTCAGCCAAATGGTGATGGCCATGCGGTGCTCACGGTAAGAACCAATTATGGCGACTACATTCTCGACAACATGCGCGGCGACGTCCGCCTGTGGTCGGAAACCGGCTACACATTTGTCAAACGCCAATCGCCTGAACATGCAGCGCGCTGGACCAAGCTTGGTCCAGGAGCCACCACAAATGTTGGCGCTGTGAAGTTCTGA
- a CDS encoding PAS domain-containing protein: MRHKHSLELYQYWTSKCAGRPAPSRSDIEPGDIRTLLPSVFICELSDTNQLSFRLAGTGLCNLYGRELKGCQFGELWLDSGIRNANRTGTAVASGATPAVLSLDALSQSGRVLHAEMLMLPVFGPTGEHDRLIGLISVFDPPYWIGHDPIAGLSTTGIRFLDQSREPVFLGNRPEIDLSRKSRDFPHTPVTGTTRKIGHLTVLDGGRLD, encoded by the coding sequence ATGAGACACAAACACAGCCTCGAACTTTATCAATACTGGACATCAAAATGTGCTGGTCGCCCGGCCCCGAGCCGCTCCGACATCGAGCCCGGTGACATTCGCACGCTGCTTCCAAGTGTTTTCATCTGCGAGTTGAGCGACACGAACCAACTGAGCTTCCGCCTCGCCGGAACCGGACTGTGCAATTTGTATGGCCGTGAACTCAAAGGCTGTCAATTTGGCGAATTATGGCTCGACAGCGGAATCCGCAATGCCAACCGCACCGGGACCGCGGTTGCATCCGGCGCAACGCCCGCTGTTCTGTCACTGGACGCTTTGAGCCAGAGCGGCCGTGTGCTCCATGCAGAAATGCTCATGCTGCCGGTTTTCGGCCCAACCGGCGAACATGACCGGTTGATTGGCCTTATTTCGGTGTTCGACCCGCCATACTGGATCGGTCATGATCCGATTGCCGGGCTCTCGACAACAGGCATACGCTTCCTCGACCAATCGCGCGAACCGGTGTTTCTTGGCAATCGGCCTGAGATCGACCTTTCCCGCAAGAGTCGCGACTTCCCGCACACTCCAGTCACCGGGACAACGAGGAAGATTGGCCATCTCACCGTTCTCGACGGCGGCCGTCTGGACTAA
- a CDS encoding DUF3126 family protein, which translates to MKAAEIIKLEAYFKRIFNDNLVIKARPAKDDSAEVYLGDEFIGIVFRDDEDGDLSYNFSMAILDVDLDD; encoded by the coding sequence GTGAAAGCCGCCGAAATCATCAAGCTCGAAGCTTATTTCAAGCGTATTTTCAATGACAATCTGGTGATCAAGGCCCGGCCGGCCAAGGATGATTCCGCGGAAGTGTATCTCGGGGACGAGTTTATCGGGATCGTGTTCCGCGATGATGAGGACGGCGACCTGTCCTACAATTTCTCGATGGCGATCCTCGACGTCGATCTCGACGACTAA